Proteins from one Leptonema illini DSM 21528 genomic window:
- a CDS encoding LA_3696 family protein: MDYLKKLPPELEKLLGSGAWKFVDSLNQAFLALREEVISMSSAHSENRLSTEISRLRQEIAETRADMGELRTELKADMAALRDEVRADIQELRVRIGKLEDGMDDLKNDFREVRVEFAELRGDFAGLRGEFAELRGEFTGLRGEFTGLRGEMAELRAEQSSIESRLVARIAELRAEMKSDIQLLHREISGLHGAITVQTRWILAAMLAASVLFPVVSQIVSFSAQLFAATVR; this comes from the coding sequence ATGGACTATCTGAAAAAATTACCACCAGAACTTGAAAAGCTGCTCGGCTCCGGCGCCTGGAAATTCGTTGACAGTTTGAATCAGGCCTTCTTAGCTTTGAGAGAGGAAGTGATCTCTATGTCTTCGGCTCATTCCGAGAACCGGCTTTCTACTGAAATCTCCAGGCTACGGCAGGAGATCGCCGAAACTCGCGCCGATATGGGAGAGCTACGAACGGAGCTCAAGGCCGATATGGCTGCCTTACGTGATGAAGTACGGGCCGATATCCAGGAACTCAGGGTCAGGATTGGGAAGCTTGAGGACGGCATGGACGATCTCAAGAATGATTTCCGTGAAGTACGAGTGGAATTTGCAGAGCTACGGGGAGACTTTGCCGGCTTACGGGGTGAGTTTGCTGAGCTACGCGGCGAGTTTACCGGGCTACGCGGCGAGTTTACCGGGCTACGCGGCGAAATGGCCGAGCTGCGGGCCGAGCAGTCCTCCATTGAATCCCGGCTTGTGGCCCGCATAGCAGAGCTGCGTGCCGAGATGAAAAGCGACATCCAGCTGCTTCATAGAGAGATCTCGGGGCTGCATGGCGCCATCACCGTGCAGACGCGCTGGATTCTTGCGGCCATGCTTGCCGCTTCTGTGCTTTTTCCCGTCGTATCGCAGATCGTATCTTTCAGCGCTCAGTTGTTCGCTGCTACGGTCAGGTGA
- a CDS encoding YqiA/YcfP family alpha/beta fold hydrolase, whose protein sequence is MQYIYLHGFASGSDSTKARFFAETFERRGLSLLRPDLNDDFSHLTITRQLEQLREITSTFSAKESITLIGSSMGGFLSLLYSRLDSRVRRLVLLAPAVGFHRILKSKAGPNFKLWKKNRYIPIEHYALGQALPLHFGLYTDALLYRKATFTRPLPTLIFHGLHDDTVPYQNSIILVEQNARAALMLLNSDHTLNDCLETIDSQVQAFFERNLD, encoded by the coding sequence GTGCAGTATATCTATCTGCACGGCTTTGCCTCCGGTTCCGATTCGACCAAAGCCCGCTTTTTCGCCGAAACCTTTGAGCGGCGGGGCCTGTCTCTCCTGCGCCCCGACCTCAATGACGATTTCTCGCACCTCACCATAACACGCCAGCTTGAGCAGCTGCGCGAGATCACCTCGACTTTTAGCGCAAAGGAGTCGATCACACTCATCGGGTCGAGCATGGGCGGTTTTCTTTCGCTGCTTTATTCGAGGTTGGACAGTCGGGTGCGACGCCTTGTGCTGCTTGCGCCGGCCGTCGGTTTTCACCGCATCCTCAAATCGAAAGCCGGACCGAACTTCAAGCTATGGAAGAAGAATCGCTACATTCCCATTGAACATTATGCGCTCGGACAGGCGCTTCCTCTACACTTCGGGCTCTATACCGATGCCCTGCTTTATCGTAAGGCCACGTTTACCCGTCCCCTGCCGACTCTGATCTTTCATGGTCTGCACGACGATACGGTCCCGTATCAGAATAGCATCATACTCGTAGAGCAGAATGCCCGGGCCGCTCTCATGCTACTCAATTCGGATCATACACTGAACGATTGCCTGGAAACGATCGATTCTCAAGTTCAGGCCTTTTTTGAACGGAACTTAGACTAA
- a CDS encoding cytochrome-c peroxidase produces the protein MLPGYQRAYLVTGMLILMVSCSIENSSSPATAYSPVPVPDLTPEQLLGQEIFSDDTLSEPAGQSCASCHDEGVGFASPPAIMTGGVSEGVVPGRFGLRNAPTAAYALFSPLPFFDPEPGTLVGGQFLDHRAADLEEQARGPFLNPDEMANPDRATVVNKLRNRPYADRFRALYGADVFADVDRAYVAMSRAIAAYERSPEFSPFSSKFDAYIRGRANLSPAELRGLAVFRDPLKGNCEACHLSTGDAPLFTDFTNDNIGVPRNLTIPAYAGNPTLVDRGLGAVLNDAQYDGRFKVQTLRNVALTAPYMHNGVFTTLEDVVRFYNTACAPGNPDGWDAPEVPDTRNCNELGNLKLSDQEIADLVAFLHTLTDGYLPR, from the coding sequence ATGCTCCCAGGCTACCAACGAGCATACCTCGTCACGGGTATGCTCATTCTCATGGTGAGCTGTAGTATCGAGAACAGTTCATCTCCCGCTACAGCGTATTCACCTGTTCCCGTTCCCGATCTCACGCCCGAACAGTTGCTCGGACAGGAGATATTTTCTGACGATACTCTCTCAGAACCGGCCGGACAGTCCTGTGCCTCGTGCCATGATGAAGGCGTCGGCTTTGCCTCCCCGCCTGCGATCATGACCGGCGGCGTCTCTGAGGGCGTTGTTCCTGGCCGATTCGGGCTGCGCAACGCACCGACGGCGGCGTATGCGCTTTTCAGCCCTCTGCCTTTCTTTGATCCCGAGCCCGGCACTCTCGTCGGCGGCCAGTTCCTTGACCACCGCGCCGCCGATCTCGAAGAACAGGCACGCGGGCCCTTCTTGAATCCCGACGAGATGGCTAACCCGGATCGCGCCACCGTCGTGAACAAACTGCGCAATCGCCCCTATGCCGATCGGTTTCGCGCTCTGTATGGCGCTGATGTTTTTGCCGACGTCGATCGGGCCTATGTTGCCATGTCGCGGGCGATTGCCGCTTACGAACGTTCGCCGGAATTCAGTCCGTTCTCGTCGAAGTTCGACGCCTACATCAGAGGACGGGCGAATCTATCGCCGGCAGAGTTACGCGGCCTTGCCGTCTTTCGCGATCCGCTCAAAGGGAATTGCGAGGCCTGCCATCTTTCAACGGGAGATGCTCCGCTATTCACCGACTTCACAAACGATAACATCGGCGTGCCGCGCAATCTCACCATTCCCGCATACGCCGGGAACCCAACTCTCGTCGACCGGGGGCTTGGCGCCGTACTGAACGACGCGCAGTATGACGGACGCTTTAAAGTCCAGACGTTACGCAACGTCGCTCTGACCGCTCCCTATATGCATAACGGTGTTTTTACCACGCTGGAGGACGTAGTCCGCTTTTACAACACGGCCTGCGCTCCGGGTAACCCCGATGGATGGGATGCACCGGAAGTGCCCGACACTCGCAACTGTAACGAGCTCGGAAACTTGAAGCTGAGCGATCAGGAGATCGCAGATCTTGTGGCCTTTCTGCACACGCTGACCGACGGCTATCTACCGCGCTGA
- a CDS encoding sensor domain-containing protein, with protein sequence MSRSFRTLRTSHGRKQVLLFSLATVAFSVSTGSFIIFLESIENLHLPFWVKLTGAIIQNGLLAAILWFVDRRLSVKPIQSLARGIMQMEERSAQTQRLTVPPGHEEDEIGMLADTINLLIAETEARSQSLRESEERLRMLIDSMQDIICFKDGEGRWLVANQSDLRLFGIEHVDYRGKKDSELAPFSPTHYDAFMSCEASDEIAWKAGAPSRADEVIPHPDLGLRVFDIIKIPMFFDDGRRRGLIVVGRDVTERRREEQLLKDSEAYNKALFNDSRIALGVMEPTTALFVDCNDAAMKLYRVANRAELIGKTPEGVSPEVQYDGTPSHEAAIRHIEIAVRNGSHIFPWRHRHLDGTEWDAEVHLMRLSHSGRDLLLFSVEDVTGRKAAEDRLRLSAAVIASTRDGVIITDRDGLIVTVNHAFSEITGFSEEEAVGQNPRILQSGRHPKTFYQQMWHSLEEIGHWQGEIWNRRKNGEVYPQLSSLSAIHDENGVIAYYVAVFTDISRLKEAEQRLEHLAYHDPLTDLPNRALLHLQMDHALEKARRRGTSLALHLIDLDRFKDVNDGYGHPAGDELLVAIAERLRKRLRREDLLVRLGGDEFVILQEDLPETGAAAMLARMVIDTLSDPFSISGGRELYIGASIGIAIFPEDGEDGTTLLRNADAALYQAKGQGRNMFHYYTSSLTIAAAEKLRLEGRMRRALELDQFLVYYQPQISLLGDGIIGAEALIRWIDPEKGSVSPGDFIPAAEECGLIGAIGDRVLEASIKQMRHWMDDGIHLEKLAINISPRQFRLYDVPERIADLLHRYNVPADRIELEITESALMEHGERAGQALQTLKEIGIRLAIDDFGTGYSSLAYLKRFPIDALKIDRSFVMDIPGDESDAQIAQAIIAMAQSLKLKVVAEGVETEAQLRFFRERSCDYAQGYLISPAIPADKFADFVRSYLQMSGF encoded by the coding sequence GTGAGCCGATCGTTTCGAACGCTGCGCACCAGCCACGGACGTAAGCAGGTCCTGCTTTTCTCTCTGGCCACCGTTGCTTTCTCGGTGAGCACCGGTTCTTTCATTATCTTTCTCGAAAGCATCGAAAATCTTCATCTTCCCTTCTGGGTAAAGCTGACGGGTGCCATCATTCAGAACGGCCTGCTTGCCGCCATCTTATGGTTTGTCGATCGCAGACTATCGGTGAAACCTATTCAATCGCTTGCTCGCGGCATCATGCAGATGGAGGAGCGAAGCGCTCAGACTCAGCGACTTACCGTTCCACCGGGGCATGAAGAAGACGAGATCGGAATGCTTGCCGATACGATCAATCTGTTAATTGCCGAGACCGAGGCGCGGTCGCAGAGTCTTCGCGAAAGCGAAGAGCGATTGCGCATGCTCATCGACAGCATGCAGGATATCATCTGTTTCAAAGACGGCGAGGGGCGCTGGCTTGTCGCCAATCAGAGCGATCTTCGCCTGTTCGGTATAGAGCATGTGGATTATCGCGGCAAAAAGGATTCCGAGCTCGCGCCTTTCAGTCCGACTCATTACGACGCCTTTATGAGCTGCGAGGCCTCTGACGAAATCGCATGGAAGGCCGGCGCTCCCAGTCGCGCAGATGAGGTAATACCTCATCCCGATCTCGGGCTTCGAGTATTTGATATCATTAAGATTCCGATGTTTTTCGACGATGGTCGGCGGCGCGGTCTTATCGTCGTCGGTCGTGACGTGACCGAAAGGCGTCGAGAAGAGCAGCTTTTGAAAGACAGCGAGGCATACAATAAAGCGCTCTTTAACGATTCGCGCATCGCTCTCGGTGTGATGGAGCCGACGACGGCCCTGTTTGTTGATTGCAATGACGCTGCAATGAAGCTGTATCGTGTGGCGAACCGAGCTGAGCTGATAGGCAAAACGCCCGAAGGCGTATCGCCGGAGGTGCAATATGACGGAACCCCGTCGCATGAGGCGGCAATACGGCATATTGAGATAGCCGTTAGGAATGGCTCGCATATCTTCCCGTGGCGCCATCGGCACCTGGACGGAACGGAGTGGGATGCCGAAGTGCATCTTATGCGCCTCTCGCACAGCGGCCGTGATCTTCTACTGTTTAGCGTAGAAGACGTAACCGGACGCAAGGCTGCCGAGGACCGCCTGCGCCTTTCTGCTGCCGTAATCGCCAGCACTCGTGACGGAGTCATCATTACCGATCGAGACGGATTGATCGTTACCGTTAACCATGCCTTTTCTGAGATCACGGGTTTCTCAGAGGAAGAGGCGGTCGGACAGAATCCGCGTATTCTGCAATCCGGACGGCATCCGAAGACTTTTTATCAGCAGATGTGGCATTCCCTTGAAGAGATAGGGCACTGGCAGGGAGAGATCTGGAATCGTCGCAAGAATGGAGAGGTGTATCCTCAGCTCAGCTCGCTCAGCGCCATACATGACGAAAACGGCGTCATTGCCTACTATGTGGCGGTGTTTACCGACATAAGCCGGTTAAAAGAGGCGGAGCAGAGGCTCGAGCATCTCGCCTATCACGATCCGCTGACCGATCTGCCCAACCGCGCGCTTCTGCATCTGCAGATGGATCATGCGCTCGAAAAGGCGCGACGTCGCGGAACCTCTTTAGCTCTTCATCTCATCGACCTCGACCGATTCAAGGACGTCAACGACGGCTACGGCCACCCGGCCGGCGACGAACTGCTTGTCGCTATAGCCGAGCGTCTGCGTAAGCGCCTGCGTCGTGAAGATCTTCTCGTTCGTCTTGGTGGGGACGAATTCGTTATTCTGCAGGAGGATCTTCCCGAAACCGGCGCCGCCGCCATGCTCGCCCGCATGGTGATCGATACGCTTTCTGATCCGTTTTCGATATCAGGAGGACGAGAGTTATACATAGGAGCGAGTATCGGTATCGCAATCTTCCCAGAAGACGGCGAAGACGGCACGACGCTGCTTCGGAACGCTGACGCTGCGCTGTATCAGGCAAAGGGGCAGGGGCGTAATATGTTTCACTATTATACGTCATCGTTAACAATCGCAGCGGCCGAAAAGCTTCGACTTGAAGGCCGTATGCGACGCGCTCTCGAACTCGACCAGTTTCTCGTTTACTATCAACCTCAGATTTCTCTTCTCGGGGACGGGATTATCGGTGCAGAGGCCCTCATACGCTGGATTGATCCCGAGAAGGGAAGCGTATCGCCTGGAGATTTCATTCCTGCCGCCGAGGAATGCGGTTTGATCGGCGCCATCGGAGACAGAGTGCTTGAAGCGTCGATCAAGCAGATGCGCCACTGGATGGACGACGGCATACATCTTGAAAAGCTTGCGATCAATATTTCGCCGAGACAGTTTCGCCTCTATGACGTTCCCGAGCGCATCGCTGATCTGTTGCATCGTTATAATGTTCCGGCCGATCGTATTGAGCTTGAGATTACGGAGTCGGCTCTTATGGAGCACGGAGAGCGCGCCGGTCAGGCGCTGCAAACGCTGAAAGAGATCGGCATCCGACTTGCGATCGACGATTTTGGAACGGGTTACTCGTCACTCGCATATTTGAAAAGGTTTCCGATCGATGCTCTGAAAATCGACCGATCCTTCGTTATGGATATTCCAGGCGATGAGAGCGATGCACAGATCGCGCAGGCGATCATCGCAATGGCCCAGAGTCTGAAGCTGAAAGTCGTAGCCGAAGGCGTAGAGACTGAGGCGCAGCTGCGCTTTTTCAGGGAAAGAAGTTGCGACTATGCGCAGGGATACCTGATCAGCCCCGCCATACCGGCCGATAAGTTTGCGGACTTTGTACGCTCATACTTGCAGATGAGCGGATTCTGA
- a CDS encoding IS4 family transposase, whose product MKKRQQSAQEPQELDSEVANWGAQEFASANIGDARLNARLIAVAEAFMQKPGASVPKASASWAGAKGVYRFFDNAKVNSQNILSPHTESTKQRIEGRELVLAIQDTSTIDYSTRDATDDIGPAGNRLTRGLMLHPTLAVTPEGTPLGILDLQIWNRPDNTWSSELTREERRNTPLEDKESMKWINSYRKVCEIQKEMNDKVHFVNVCDREGDMYDLFLEHHKLSTENPPDLLVRAAKDRKLAGDSGFLWDFMESIDVFGEYDIQVQRKVGKKAREATLQIRFSKITMRRPFHRYPVKENPSFDLYAVYTCEKNPPQKEEGISWMLLTTMPVLTFEEAVEKVEWYTDRWIIETFFKVLKSGCKIENRQMKTGARLMSCITVDSIIAWRILFLTFIGRELPDLSAEIVFEPHEWQSLHCRINNTSELPNTVPSLYTVMIQIAKLGGFLARKSDGFPGPITIFQGMHVLYDMAAVYKILRPEATSG is encoded by the coding sequence ATGAAGAAACGACAGCAGAGTGCTCAGGAACCACAGGAGCTGGATAGCGAAGTAGCCAATTGGGGGGCGCAGGAATTCGCCAGTGCAAATATCGGTGATGCGCGTTTGAACGCCAGACTCATTGCTGTCGCTGAGGCTTTCATGCAGAAGCCGGGTGCATCTGTTCCAAAGGCGTCGGCAAGCTGGGCGGGTGCGAAAGGAGTGTATCGGTTCTTTGACAACGCCAAGGTGAACTCACAGAATATTTTAAGTCCGCATACAGAGTCTACGAAGCAAAGGATCGAGGGTCGAGAGCTTGTTCTTGCGATTCAGGATACATCGACGATCGACTATAGCACTCGTGACGCTACCGACGATATTGGACCGGCCGGCAATCGCCTTACAAGAGGACTTATGCTTCATCCCACTCTTGCCGTTACTCCCGAAGGCACACCGCTCGGAATACTGGATCTACAAATCTGGAATAGACCTGACAACACATGGTCTTCTGAACTCACACGTGAGGAAAGAAGAAATACTCCTCTCGAAGACAAAGAGAGCATGAAATGGATAAACAGCTACCGCAAGGTCTGTGAGATTCAGAAGGAGATGAATGATAAAGTTCACTTCGTAAACGTCTGCGATCGCGAAGGAGATATGTATGATCTCTTCCTTGAACATCATAAACTATCTACAGAAAATCCGCCTGATTTGCTTGTTCGAGCTGCAAAAGACCGCAAATTGGCCGGGGATTCGGGCTTTTTGTGGGATTTCATGGAGTCCATAGATGTATTCGGTGAGTATGATATTCAGGTTCAAAGAAAGGTGGGTAAGAAAGCAAGAGAAGCAACGCTGCAAATACGCTTCTCAAAGATAACAATGCGACGGCCTTTTCACCGATATCCTGTGAAAGAGAATCCATCTTTCGATCTCTATGCAGTATATACATGCGAAAAAAATCCACCGCAAAAGGAAGAGGGGATTTCATGGATGCTGCTCACCACAATGCCGGTTCTCACTTTCGAAGAAGCCGTTGAGAAGGTGGAATGGTACACCGATCGCTGGATCATTGAGACTTTCTTCAAGGTCCTCAAATCTGGATGCAAGATTGAAAACCGACAGATGAAGACCGGAGCTCGACTGATGTCATGCATCACAGTCGATAGCATCATCGCATGGAGAATCCTTTTCCTGACATTCATAGGCAGGGAACTTCCAGATCTCTCCGCAGAAATTGTTTTTGAACCACACGAATGGCAGAGCCTGCACTGTCGGATCAACAATACATCCGAACTCCCAAACACGGTTCCTTCTCTCTATACTGTCATGATTCAAATTGCGAAGCTCGGTGGTTTCCTTGCAAGAAAGAGCGATGGATTCCCGGGGCCGATCACCATATTCCAGGGGATGCACGTCCTCTACGATATGGCCGCCGTCTACAAAATCCTCCGCCCAGAGGCTACTTCTGGGTAA
- the truD gene encoding tRNA pseudouridine(13) synthase TruD: protein MSFDATSRKLVGFLACKTKMKTEDFIVEEITDLKILNATNSGPYYVYRMQKEGWNTVDALIRLAKENRISLRDIQYGGKKDRHGITEQFITSRSRLRLPASLEGAVQLMELGRSQEPMAPGRIVGNRFKLWLRSLQASEISHLQRNFEAIKEYGYINYFDSQRFSTFDREEGLPAFALYAGNYEQALKMLLLGTFRREKSHAKDRKAELLKSWGRWDACLQKADTAVERRVFAFLKESQRRAPADFAGALDLLPFEELLMMLSAFQAFLWNHLVSNHIERHANGRAALFKTRTGILAFPAPGDQSIALDQELCLPGKDERFSPEFQADLQSLLAQLGLPDNCTQISFLRSAAMNAYMRRMGILPGDLQLGLPEDDEMEAKRKKVELTFTLPAGAYGTMLVKRLTLRARF from the coding sequence ATGAGCTTCGACGCAACCTCTCGCAAGCTGGTCGGCTTTCTCGCCTGTAAAACCAAGATGAAAACCGAGGATTTTATCGTCGAAGAGATCACCGATCTGAAGATATTGAACGCTACGAATTCGGGCCCCTATTACGTCTATCGAATGCAAAAAGAGGGCTGGAACACAGTCGATGCTCTCATCCGCCTTGCAAAAGAAAACCGCATCTCTCTACGCGATATACAGTACGGCGGCAAAAAGGATCGTCATGGCATCACCGAACAGTTCATTACGTCGCGCAGTCGATTACGTCTTCCCGCTTCGCTTGAAGGCGCCGTTCAATTAATGGAACTCGGTCGCAGTCAGGAGCCGATGGCGCCAGGACGTATCGTCGGGAATCGTTTCAAGCTCTGGCTGCGTTCGCTACAGGCATCTGAGATATCGCATCTTCAGCGCAACTTCGAGGCGATCAAAGAATACGGTTATATCAACTATTTCGATTCGCAGAGATTCAGCACCTTTGATCGAGAAGAAGGCCTGCCCGCCTTCGCTCTCTATGCGGGTAACTATGAGCAGGCGCTGAAGATGCTGCTTCTCGGAACGTTTCGCCGCGAAAAATCGCATGCAAAAGACCGCAAGGCCGAGCTCTTAAAGTCCTGGGGGCGGTGGGATGCATGCTTACAAAAGGCCGATACGGCCGTTGAGAGGCGGGTCTTTGCCTTCTTGAAGGAATCTCAGCGCCGGGCCCCCGCCGATTTCGCCGGCGCGCTTGATCTTTTGCCCTTTGAAGAGCTGCTTATGATGCTCTCTGCCTTTCAGGCCTTTCTCTGGAATCATCTCGTATCGAATCATATAGAGAGGCATGCGAACGGAAGAGCTGCACTCTTTAAAACACGCACAGGCATACTGGCATTCCCGGCGCCCGGCGATCAGAGCATTGCGCTCGATCAGGAGCTCTGCCTTCCCGGAAAAGACGAACGATTCTCGCCCGAGTTTCAAGCCGATCTTCAATCACTTCTTGCACAGCTTGGCCTGCCCGATAACTGTACGCAGATTTCGTTTCTGCGCTCTGCGGCCATGAACGCTTATATGCGACGCATGGGTATTCTACCCGGTGATCTACAGCTGGGGTTACCCGAAGACGACGAGATGGAGGCAAAGCGTAAAAAGGTTGAGCTAACATTCACGCTGCCGGCCGGAGCCTACGGAACGATGCTTGTCAAGCGCCTGACGCTGCGGGCTCGATTCTGA
- a CDS encoding DUF5329 domain-containing protein, whose amino-acid sequence MRLKIQLKILPFAVLSVFAISAVLPLPIMIDSDGSLTAAPSAREKQRIDALIAAVEKSGLIFIRNGSEHSAADAASHMRLKFNNAGNRISTAEQFIDYLASKSSITGSPYYLKFPDGRTEKAGIWLHRKLKELDGKERIDK is encoded by the coding sequence ATGCGTCTCAAAATCCAACTGAAAATCCTTCCGTTTGCAGTGCTTTCCGTCTTCGCCATTTCTGCAGTCCTGCCATTGCCCATCATGATTGACAGTGACGGCTCCCTCACAGCCGCTCCGTCAGCCCGCGAAAAGCAGCGCATCGACGCTCTCATCGCCGCAGTGGAGAAATCTGGCCTGATTTTTATTCGTAACGGCAGCGAGCACTCGGCCGCCGACGCCGCCTCTCATATGCGCCTCAAGTTCAATAATGCAGGGAACCGCATCAGTACGGCCGAGCAGTTCATCGACTACCTTGCATCGAAATCGTCGATTACGGGATCTCCCTACTATCTCAAATTTCCCGACGGCCGTACTGAGAAGGCCGGAATCTGGTTGCATCGCAAATTGAAAGAGTTAGACGGCAAAGAGAGGATAGATAAATGA
- the leuA gene encoding 2-isopropylmalate synthase, which produces MTTTSKRPHSPGNKYRQYTQVKLSDRTWPDQMIEKAPIWCSVDLRDGNQALVTPMSLDQKLEMFQLLVDIGFKQIEVGFPSAADVEFRFLRTLVERDLIPADVTVQVLTQAREHLIRRTFEALEGIPKAILHLYNSTSELQRRVVFRMDRPEIRKLAMDGARLVKDLSSETSTQITLEYSPESFTGTELDFAVDVCEGVMEVWQPTRENRIILNLPATVEMSTPNIYADQIEWFCRNLNGRENAIISIHPHNDRGTGVAAAEFALMAGGDRIEGTLFGNGERTGNVDIVTLAMNMFSQGVDPQLNFSNINHIRSVCERSTDIKVHPRHPYAGELVYTAFSGSHQDAINKGLAYRREHGSELWEVPYLPIDPTDVGRTYESIIRINSQSGKGGVAYILDTEFGYSLPRAMHPEMGTLVQQEADKTGREITPDEILQIFQREYLHQEEPLVFESFRSYPDTEDATGEGVVAELAFSMEGRRYELKGRGNGPIDACKNALKQSGFFEYRIENYHEHSLEEGSESRAIAYIQLRSDSGASYFGAGIDVNINKASVKAIFSALNRAAKGAGVMMV; this is translated from the coding sequence ATGACTACTACCAGCAAACGCCCCCATTCGCCGGGCAACAAATATCGCCAGTATACTCAGGTGAAACTGAGCGACCGCACCTGGCCCGACCAAATGATCGAAAAAGCTCCCATCTGGTGCAGCGTCGACCTGCGTGACGGCAATCAGGCGCTGGTTACGCCGATGAGCCTGGATCAGAAGCTTGAGATGTTTCAGCTGCTGGTCGACATCGGCTTCAAGCAGATTGAGGTCGGATTTCCGTCGGCCGCCGACGTTGAGTTTCGCTTTCTGCGCACGCTGGTCGAGCGTGACCTCATCCCCGCTGACGTTACCGTGCAGGTGCTGACACAGGCCCGCGAACATCTGATCCGGCGCACCTTCGAGGCGCTGGAAGGAATTCCAAAGGCCATTCTGCACCTGTATAACTCCACGTCAGAGCTGCAGCGACGCGTCGTCTTTCGCATGGACCGACCCGAGATTCGCAAGCTGGCCATGGACGGAGCGCGGCTTGTAAAGGATCTGTCGTCTGAAACGTCGACACAGATCACGCTGGAGTATTCGCCTGAAAGCTTCACAGGAACGGAGCTCGACTTTGCCGTCGACGTCTGCGAAGGCGTGATGGAAGTATGGCAGCCGACGCGAGAGAATCGCATCATCCTGAACCTGCCCGCCACCGTCGAGATGTCGACGCCGAATATCTACGCCGATCAGATCGAATGGTTCTGCCGCAATCTGAACGGACGCGAAAACGCCATCATAAGCATCCATCCGCATAACGACCGCGGAACGGGCGTGGCGGCGGCCGAGTTCGCGCTGATGGCCGGCGGCGATCGCATTGAAGGAACGCTGTTCGGAAACGGCGAGCGTACGGGTAACGTCGACATCGTCACGCTGGCGATGAACATGTTCTCGCAGGGCGTCGATCCGCAGTTGAATTTTTCGAATATCAATCATATTCGTTCCGTCTGCGAGCGCAGCACAGACATCAAAGTGCATCCGCGGCATCCGTATGCGGGCGAGCTGGTGTATACGGCCTTCTCGGGTTCGCATCAGGATGCCATCAATAAAGGCCTTGCCTATCGGCGGGAGCATGGCAGCGAGCTGTGGGAGGTTCCGTATCTGCCGATTGATCCGACCGACGTGGGGCGCACCTACGAATCGATCATTCGCATCAACTCGCAGTCGGGTAAAGGCGGAGTCGCCTACATCCTCGATACGGAGTTCGGTTACTCCCTGCCGCGGGCCATGCATCCTGAGATGGGTACGCTTGTGCAACAGGAGGCCGATAAGACGGGCCGCGAGATCACACCTGACGAGATCCTCCAGATCTTTCAGCGCGAGTATCTGCATCAGGAAGAGCCGCTCGTTTTCGAATCGTTCCGGAGTTATCCGGACACCGAGGACGCAACCGGAGAAGGCGTCGTCGCCGAGCTTGCTTTTTCAATGGAAGGACGTCGCTACGAACTTAAAGGCCGCGGTAACGGTCCGATCGACGCCTGCAAAAACGCTCTGAAACAATCGGGCTTCTTCGAGTATCGCATCGAGAATTACCACGAGCACAGCCTCGAAGAAGGGTCGGAGTCGCGAGCCATCGCCTACATTCAGCTTCGCAGCGATTCGGGCGCCTCGTACTTCGGAGCGGGCATCGACGTGAATATCAACAAGGCAAGCGTAAAGGCGATCTTCAGCGCTCTGAACAGAGCGGCCAAAGGCGCCGGCGTGATGATGGTGTAA